One Primulina huaijiensis isolate GDHJ02 chromosome 8, ASM1229523v2, whole genome shotgun sequence genomic region harbors:
- the LOC140982993 gene encoding uncharacterized protein isoform X1: MDQGYGAADISQLQATMQAIEIACSSIQMHVNPSVAEATILSLHQSSRPYQACKFILENSQLASARFQAAGAIRDAAVREWGFLEANDRIGLISFCLWFIMKNASSPEGYVLAKVASVAAQLLKRGWLDFAAEEKEKFFREVKQAITGSHGLDAQFVGVNFLESLVSEFSPSTSTAMGLPREFHEKCRTSLEKTFIKAFYCWVQDAAFNISNRILGTDAAVPESKVCSAALRLMLQILNWDFRGNKSTDESSIKGIDVFCDRVNPESNSIKRTECVLVQAGPAWRDVLISSGHVGWLLNFYGVLRQKFSSEGYWLDCPLAVSARRLLVQFCSLSGTIFPSDNGYTQRQLLLQLLAGILPWVEPPDAVSKVIECGKSESELLDGCRALLSIATVTTPLVFNELLKSMRPHGTLGLLSDLTCEVIKDLVRNHSEEEAWSWVARDILLDTWTALLLQLDDGGHLESLPPEGIIAAGNLFMLIVESELKAASASAFSDETEYDYYQSSITAMDERLSSYALIARSAIGVTVPFLTKLFSDLFTRLHQGRGISDPTETLEELYSLLLIAGHVLADEGQSETPLVPKEIQAQFTDIVEAEQHPVVVLYSSIIKFAEQSLDPEIRASFFSPRLMEAIVWFLARWSSTYLMPPEKTSVNKSSSKNNYNAQLDPTSTTLIPLDPSENPADALLSFCDENNQGKVVLDIIIHISLTTLVSYPGEKELQALACYQLLHGLVRRRNIIAHLVTLGSWRDFANAFANESVFFTLNALHQRSLAQTLAVSASGLKTSDESNQYVKNLTSHMTVHFIDLSSKHDLKTIVQQPDIILLVSCLLERLRGVASASDPKTQKAIYDMGFSVLNPVLIFLQAYKDEPLIIYLLLKFVVNWVDGQIIYLEAQETAAVVNFCMRLLQLYSSHNIGKISVGLSNSLRTEADGEKCKDLRVLLKLLSNLCSKDLVDFASEPLEAHGINISQVVYMGLHIVTPLMTVDLLKFPKLCHGYFSLLSHLLEVYPEMIAQLNIQAFNHIFGTLDFGLHHQDIEVVDLCLRALKAIASHHYKERVAGKAGLGSHAASYKDPTGEFHEDILSRFLRTLLQLLLFEDYSADLVGSAADALLPLILCKQNVYQNLANELLERQATQTFKARLATAFQSLTSSNNLSLTLDRVNYQRFRKNLHSFLIEVRGFLRTI, translated from the exons AAAATTCCCAGTTGGCAAGTGCAAGATTTCAGGCTGCTGGAGCAATTAGAGATGCAGCTGTACGAGAATGGGGATTCCTTGAGGCTAATGACAGGATAGGGTTGATCAG TTTTTGTTTGTGGTTTATCATGAAAAATGCCAGCTCACCTGAGGGTTACGTTTTAGCGAAAGTTGCATCTGTGGCTGCTCAACTGCTCAAAAGGGGCTG GTTGGATTTTGCTGCTGAAGAGAAGGAGAAATTTTTCCGTGAG GTGAAACAGGCTATAACTGGTAGCCATGGTCTTGACGCACAGTTTGTCGGAGTCAATTTTTTGGAATCTTTG GTGTCTGAATTTTCACCTTCTACCTCAACCGCTATGGGCCTTCCCAGAGAATTCCACGAGAAGTGCCGAACATCTTTAGAGAAAACCTTTATAAAG GCATTTTACTGTTGGGTGCAAGACGCTGCATTTAACATCTCAAACAGAATACTCGGAACCGACGCCGCAGTTCCTGAATCCAAAGTCTGTTCAGCTGCATTACGTCTGATGCTTCAAATACTGAATTGGGATTTTCGAGGCAACAAGAGTACTGATGAGAGTTCCATAAAAGGGATTGATGTGTTTTGTGATAGAGTGAATCCAGAAAGTAACTCGATTAAAAGGACTGAATGTGTCTTGGTTCAG GCTGGTCCTGCCTGGCGTGATGTGCTGATTTCAAGTGGTCATGTTGGGTGGCTTCTGAACTTTTATGGTGTGCTTAGACAGAAATTTTCATCTGAAGGTTACTGGCTTGACTGTCCTCTTGCAGTTTCTGCTCGAAGACTTCTAGTGCAATTTTGCTCTTTATCAGGAACCATATTTCCATCTG ATAATGGGTACACACAAAGGCAACTCCTTCTACAGCTCCTAGCTGGAATTTTACCATGGGTTGAACCACCTGATGCTGTTTCAAAAGTGATAGAATGTGGAAAAAGTGAAAG TGAACTGCTTGATGGTTGCCGTGCACTGTTGTCCATTGCAACTGTGACAACACCGCTTGTGTTCAACGAGCTTTTGAAATCTATGAG GCCTCATGGTACCCTTGGCCTATTATCTGACCTGACATGTGAAGTCATTAAAGATCTTGTGAGAAATCACTCTGAGGAAGAGGCCTGGAGTTGGGTAGCCCGTGATATTTTATTAGACACTTGGACTGCACTGCTCCTG CAGTTGGATGATGGTGGACATCTTGAATCGCTTCCACCTGAAGGGATCATTGCAGCTGGCAATCTTTTTATGCTGATAGTTGAGTCTGAATTGAAGG CTGCTTCTGCTTCTGCCTTCAGTGATGAGACTGAATATGATTACTATCAGTCTTCTATAACAG CTATGGATGAGAGATTGAGCTCTTATGCTCTTATTGCACGATCAGCTATAGGTGTTACAGTCCCTTTTCTCACCAAACTTTTCTCAGATCTTTTCACAAGGCTTCATCAG GGCAGAGGCATTAGTGATCCAACTGAAACTTTGGAAGAACTTTATTCTCTCTTACTCATAGCTGGACACGTTTTGGCTGATGAAGGGCAGAGTGAAACCCCTTTG GTGCCCAAGGAGATTCAGGCCCAATTTACAGACATTGTGGAGGCGGAACAACACCCCGTTGTTGTTCTTTATAG TTCAATCATAAAGTTTGCTGAGCAAAGTTTAGATCCAGAAATTAGAGCGTCATTCTTCAGTCCTCGTCTCATGGAG GCAATTGTATGGTTCCTTGCAAGATGGTCTTCAACTTACTTGATGCCCCCTGAAAAAACTAGTGTAAACAAAAGCAGTTCTAAAAATAATTACAACGCCCAACTGGATCCAACAAGTACAACATTGATTCCCTTAGATCCATCAGAGAATCCCGCAGATGCATTGCTTAGTTTTTGTGATGAGAATAATCAAGGAAAAGTTGTGcttgatattattattcacaTCTCTTTGACAACACTGGTTTCATACCCTGGGGAGAAGGAGTTGCAG GCTCTCGCATGTTACCAACTGCTTCATGGACTTGTTCGACGGAGGAACATTATTGCTCACCTGGTTACTTTG GGCTCTTGGCGTGATTTTGCAAATGCTTTCGCCAACGAAAGCGTCTTTTTCACATTAAATGCGCTTCACCAG CGTTCACTTGCTCAGACACTTGCTGTTTCAGCTTCTGGCCTGAAAACTTCCGACGAATCAAATCA GTATGTAAAAAATCTGACAAGTCATATGACAGTACATTTTATAGACTTGTCAAGCAAGCACGATCTCAAAACCATTGTGCAACAACCTGATATTATTTTGTTG GTAAGTTGCTTGTTGGAGCGACTTCGTGGAGTTGCCAGCGCCTCTGACCCTAAAACACAGAAGGCTATTTATGACATGGGATTCTCAGTTTTAAACCCTGTCTTGATTTTTCTTCAAGCGTACAAAGATGAG CCTTTGATCATCTATCTTCTGCTCAAATTTGTTGTCAATTGGGTGGATGGTCAAATCATCTATCTAGAGGCCCAAGAAACTGCTGCTGTGGTCAACTTCTGCATGCGTTTGCTTCAGCTTTACTCATCTCACAATATTGGCAAG ATTTCTGTGGGCCTTTCAAATAGCTTACGCACTGAAGCGGATGGGGAGAAATGCAAGGATTTACGCGTGCTCCTGAAACTTCTTTCAAATCTCTGTTCAAAGGATCTG GTTGACTTTGCATCCGAACCTCTCGAGGCTCATGGTATAAATATTTCTCAG GTGGTATATATGGGCCTTCACATTGTAACTCCTCTTATGACAGTAGACCTGCTGAAATTTCCTAAACTTTGTCATGGA TATTTCTCATTGTTATCTCACCTTCTGGAGGTCTATCCTGAAATGATTGCACAACTAAATATTCAGgctttcaatcacatatttggAACTCTTGATTTTGGCCTACATCATCAG GACATCGAAGTTGTTGATTTGTGTCTAAGAGCACTAAAAGCAATTGCATCACACCATTACAAGGAAAGAGTTGCTGGTAAAGCTGGCTTAGGATCTCATGCTGCCAGTTACAAGGACCCTACTGGAGAATTCCATGAAGACATTCTCAGTCGATTCCTTCGTACACTGCTGCAACTTCTTCTTTTCGAGGACTATAG TGCTGATCTTGTTGGCTCCGCAGCAGATGCCCTACTTCCTTTGATTCTCTGCAAACAGAATGTTTATCAG AACTTGGCAAATGAGTTGCTTGAAAGGCAGGCAACCCAAACATTTAAAGCACGGTTAGCGACTGCGTTCCAGTCTCTCACAAGTTCAAACAATCTTTCTTTAACGCTTGACCGTGTAAACTACCAGAGATTCAGGAAAAATTTACATAGTTTTCTCATAGAAGTTCGTGGATTTCTCCGCACCATATAG